In a genomic window of Scheffersomyces stipitis CBS 6054 chromosome 4, complete sequence:
- the ASN1 gene encoding asparagine synthetase (go_function asparagine synthase (glutamine-hydrolyzing) activity~go_process metabolism; asparagine biosynthesis), which translates to MCGIFAAYKQPEVELFKSKALQYSKRIRHRGPDWSGNVIQNSTILCHERLAIVGLDSGAQPITSEDGNYTLAVNGEIYNHIQLRDEFNTYKYKSLSDCEPIIPLYEKYDVDAPKYLDGMFAWVLYDKKADRIVAARDPIGITTLYLGKSSKNPETRYFASELKCLIDECDEVTAFPPGHVYDSNTDQITRYFTPTWWDGSKIPSKHADLKEVRETLELAVRKRLMAEVPYGVLLSGGLDSSLIASIAARETKKAAASVSDEGIDANKELSGVDEKGSLHFSGFTNSLHSFAIGLPGAPDLIAAEKVAHFIGTIHHSHTFTVEEGLDALDDVIYHLETYDVTTIRASTPMYLLSRKIKAQGVKMVLSGEGSDEVFGGYLYFANAPSAKDFHQECVQRVKDLHYADCLRANKSTMAWGLEARVPFLDKQFLEVCMNINPEDKLIKPAEGKIEKYVLRKAFDTSDEPDVHPYLPKEILWRQKEQFSDGVGYSWIDGLKDAAEAAVSDEEFANPKPEWGSDIPTTKEAYWYRCKFDRVFNNSATAASTVMRWIPKAEWGCHEDPSGRYAATHDHKVI; encoded by the coding sequence ATGTGTGGTATATTTGCAGCCTATAAGCAACCTGAggttgaacttttcaagtCGAAAGCTTTACAGTACTCCAAAAGAATCCGTCACCGTGGTCCCGACTGGTCAGGTAACGTGATCCAGAACTCTACCATCTTGTGCCACGAGAGATTGGCCATTGTCGGTTTGGACTCCGGTGCTCAACCAATCACCTCAGAAGATGGCAACTACACCTTGGCCGTTAACGGAGAAATCTACAACCATATCCAGTTGAGAGACGAGTTTAACACCTACAAGTATAAATCGTTGTCAGACTGTGAGCCCATCATTCCACTTTACGAAAAGTACGACGTCGATGCCCCCAAATACTTAGACGGGATGTTTGCCTGGGTTCTCTACGACAAGAAAGCTGACCGTATCGTAGCTGCCAGAGACCCCATCGGTATCACTACTTTGTATCTCGGAAAGAGTTCGAAGAACCCCGAAACAAGATACTTTGCCTCAGAGTTGAAGTGTTTGATCGACGAATGTGACGAGGTAACGGCTTTCCCACCTGGTCACGTCTACGACTCCAACACTGATCAGATCACGAGATACTTCACTCCAACATGGTGGGACGGTTCTAAGATTCCTTCGAAGCATGCtgacttgaaggaagtgAGAGAAACCTTGGAATTAGCCGTGAGAAAGAGATTAATGGCCGAAGTGCCCTACGGTGTGCTTCTTTCAGGTGGCTTGGACTCGTCGTTGATTGCTTCGATCGCTGCCagagaaacaaagaaggcTGCTGCTTCCGTTTCGGATGAAGGTATAGATGCCAACAAGGAGTTGTCTGGTGTTGATGAAAAGGGTTCGTTGCACTTTTCTGGCTTCACCAACTCCTTGCATTCGTTTGCTATTGGTTTGCCAGGTGCCCCAGACTTGATCGCTGCTGAAAAGGTAGCCCACTTCATTGGAACTATTCACCATTCTCACACTTTTACAGTGGAAGAAGGTTTGGATGCACTTGACGATGTCATCTACCACTTAGAAACCTACGATGTCACCACCATCAGAGCATCCACGCCAATGTACTTACTTTCTAGAAAGATTAAGGCCCAGGGTGTCAAGATGGTGTTGTCTGGTGAGGGATCGGACGAAGTATTTGGAGGCTACTTGTACTTTGCCAACGCCCCAAGTGCTAAGGACTTCCACCAGGAATGTGTCCAGAGAGTCAAGGACTTGCACTACGCCGACTGTTTGAGAGCCAACAAGTCCACCATGGCCTGGGGATTGGAAGCCAGAGTTCCTTTCTTGGACAAACAGTTCTTGGAAGTGTGTATGAACATCAACCCAgaagacaagttgataAAACCAGCTGAAggcaaaattgaaaaatacgTCTTGAGAAAGGCTTTCGACACCTCGGATGAACCAGACGTCCACCCATACTTGCCCAAGGAAATCTTGTGGAGACAAAAGGAACAGTTCTCCGATGGTGTTGGTTACTCCTGGATTGATGGCTTAAAGGACGCTGCTGAGGCTGCTGTctctgacgaagaatttGCCAACCCTAAGCCTGAATGGGGATCAGATATTCCAACTACTAAGGAGGCCTACTGGTATAGATGCAAGTTTGACCGTgtgttcaacaactcggCAACTGCTGCCTCCACTGTCATGAGATGGATTCCAAAGGCTGAATGGGGCTGTCATGAAGATCCTTCCGGAAGATACGCTGCCACTCACGACCACAAGGTCATCTGA
- the DFG10 gene encoding possible roles in filamentous growth, cell polarity, and cellular elongation (3-oxo-5-alpha-steroid 4-dehydrogenase family protein / steroid 5-alpha-reductase family protein), which yields MSSSNWQRWGQLPDVSLYHIVLGGYVFMTANVLLVKFIKPLNSLLLYGKNRAQTTGDSSENAQNSKSILSKLIDDIFNLTVPKAWFSHYYVSFFVYCTLIQIVDIYKAAPVTELASNDVLYKSNKLIHIMLWIQSTRRTLECFTFTKFAANSKINFSHYIVGMAFYALVSLNSYVSLKELHPIAFSEVWKLITTADVALFAIFLAASFDQFRNHYHLATLVKYTIPYKFKLVASPHYTDEIIIYSVVAAISCKESLSSFASINYLSCLIFTVVNLSVTSVDTYKYYQQKFGDKFKLQWAILPGIL from the coding sequence ATGAGTTCTAGCAATTGGCAACGCTGGGGTCAACTCCCTGATGTGCTGTTGTATCATATTGTTTTGGGTGGATATGTTTTCATGACTGCGAATGTCTTGTTGGTCAAATTCATCAAGCCATTGAAttcacttcttctctatgGGAAGAACAGAGCTCAGACTACTGGAGACAGCAGCGAAAATGCCCAAAACTCCAAAAGTATACTTTCAAAGCTTATTGATGATATTTTTAATTTGACGGTGCCAAAAGCATGGTTTTCCCACTATTATGTGCTGTTCTTTGTCTATTGCACTCTCATTCAAATTGTGGACATCTACAAAGCTGCTCCAGTCACAGAATTGGCCAGTAATGATGTGTTGTACAAATCCAACAAACTAATTCATATAATGCTCTGGATTCAGAGTACGAGACGTACACTTGAATGCTTCACCTTCACCAAGTTTGCAGCCAATTcaaagatcaacttctctcATTACATCGTAGGGATGGCTTTTTATGCACTTGTATCGCTCAATTCCTACGTCAGTTTGAAGGAGTTGCATCCTATCGCCTTCAGTGAAGTTTGGAAATTAATAACCACGGCAGATGTCGCTTTATTTGCCATTTTCCTTGCTGCGCTGTTTGATCAGTTCAGAAACCATTACCATTTGGCTACTCTCGTGAAATACACTATACCGTATAAATTTAAGCTAGTTGCCTCTCCCCATTACACCGACGAAATTATCATATATTCAGTTGTGGCCGCAATTAGCTGCAAAGAACTGCTTTCGAGCTTCGCTAGCATCAACTACTTGCTGTGTTTGATTTTCACAGTAGTCAATCTTAGTGTCACCTCCGTCGACACATACAAGTACTACCAGCAGAAATTTGGAGATAAGTTCAAGCTCCAATGGGCTATTCTTCCAGGAATATTGTAG
- a CDS encoding predicted protein: MAPKLVSPLTASLRASNSSVVHGCSGVPRSLPRIETVVEIRSSNGSPFKVRTVSLELRTIQKVVLPSKLGSTESVREFKIYDNPVAYRPPVGQFHSELIALDIPVLIPLPRDIVASGYHHNTQENWKAMTIHKLFVRVACGDTVDNELNYVEGFPIAIKLYDTLPLYRQFNEPVFETRTSNDKQILVELSMPVSAVGPRDEFVLFTKVMANHHNNRLKKNLRLAKLTLQIKELLECHEGGLPSKLTKIYTTTKEFKPEENQLNTQGISYKFRFEFPEDNDYLQMFNNKMNESDSTLGSSSDKTPYIESYNLAREKSIDKLEEGIPLTHIQGFTTIGKLYSIRYEAVLKVKLINSKDIEIHLPITVSPFDRISSSYLLQWILKECEYARGRFGRNLTDLVTTAKYKDLVDHLERLSAPPLAYRNNRSQWQRLGYTVDGYGNSKKIVADAAQIE, encoded by the exons ATGGCTCCCAAGCTTGTTTCGCCGCTAACGGCATCTTTGCGGGCCTCAAATTCCAGCGTGGTTCATGGCTGTTCCGGAGTACCGAGAAGTTTA CCTCGCATAGAAACGGTAGTAGAAATCAGATCCTCAAATGGGAGTCCGTTCAAAGTCAGAACGGTCAGTTTGGAACTCAGGACCATCCAGAAAGTGGTGCTTCCTTCCAAATTGGGTTCCACGGAGTCTGTAAGAGAATTCAAGATCTACGATAATCCGGTGGCTTACCGTCCTCCCGTTGGCCAGTTCCATCTGGAATTGATAGCCCTTGATATTCCTGTGCTCATCCCACTTCCCCGTGACATTGTTGCCAGTGGGTATCACCACAACACCCAGGAAAATTGGAAGGCGATGACCATACATAAACTTTTTGTACGTGTAGCATGCGGAGATACTGTAGATAATGAGCTCAACTATGTGGAAGGCTTCCCTATAGCTATCAAGCTATACGACACCTTACCCTTGTACAGACAATTTAACGAGCCAGTTTTTGAGACACGGACCTCTAATGACAAACAGATTCTAGTAGAATTGTCAATGCCTGTGTCTGCAGTTGGTCCACGGGACGAATTTGTGTTGTTCACGAAAGTCATGGCTAATCATCACAACAATAGACTTAAGAAGAACTTACGGCTAGCCAAGTTGACTTTGCAGATCAAAGAATTGCTAGAATGCCACGAGGGAGGTTTGCCCAGTAAGTTGACTAAAATATATACTACCACTAAGGAGTTCAAGCCGGAAGAAAACCAATTGAATACTCAGGGTATTCTGTACAAGTTCAGATTCGAATTTCCCGAGGATAACGACTACCTCCagatgttcaacaacaagatgaacGAATCGGATCTGACATTGGGAAGTCTGTCGGATAAA ACCCCGTATATCGAGTCATACAATCTTGCTCGGGAGAAATCCATAGACAAACTAGAGGAGGGAATACCGTTGACACACATTCAGGGCTTCACCACCATAGGAAAGCTCTACTCCATAAGATATGAAGCTGTTCTCAAGGTGAAGCTCATTAATTCCaaagatattgaaataCATTTGCCTATAACGGTAAGTCCGTTTGATAGAATCAGTAGCAGTTATTTGCTCCAGTGGATCTTGAAGGAGTGTGAATATGCCCGTGGTCGTTTCGGTAGAAACTTAACAGACCTTGTGACAACGGCGAAGTACAAGGATTTGGTGGATCACTTAGAGCGTCTCAGTGCTCCACCGTTGGCTTATAGAAACAACAGAAGCCAGTGGCAGAGACTTGGGTATACTGTTGATGGATACGGAAACAGCAAGAAAATTGTAGCTGACGCAGCTCAAATAGAATAG
- the ADA1 gene encoding probable zinc finger protein (go_function DNA binding; methyltransferase activity; zinc ion binding~go_process DNA repair; regulation of transcription, DNA-dependent) encodes MFDTDDEKWQALVNRDPRAEGEFVYCVLSTKIYSRPTCYSRLALRKNVSFCKNSDEARAMNFKPCKRCKPNVERGSNTTRELIIRACTAIFKTASASKPFVLDVLTAQLQISKFHLCRQFKNYTNMTPRKFYLKCKEIKQNPTNLLPVPIIETKKNLARKKMLN; translated from the coding sequence ATGTTTGACACGGACGATGAAAAATGGCAAGCACTTGTAAACCGAGACCCCCGAGCAGAAGGCGAATTTGTTTACTGCGTGCTTAGTACGAAAATATACTCTCGTCCTACTTGCTATTCAAGGTTGGCATTGCGGAAGAACGTCAGCTTCTGTAAAAATTCAGATGAAGCAAGAGCCATGAACTTCAAGCCGTGCAAAAGATGCAAACCTAATGTGGAAAGGGGCAGCAACACCACGAGGGAATTGATTATCAGAGCTTGCACAGCCATTTTCAAGACCGCCAGTGCTTCTAAGCCTTTTGTCTTGGATGTCTTGACAGCACAGCTCCAAATATCTAAATTCCATCTATGTAGACAGTTCAAAAACTACACCAATATGACACCCCGGAAGTTCTATCTAAAATGCAAAGAGATAAAGCAGAACCCTACAAATCTCCTTCCCGTGCCCATAATAGAGACGAAAAAGAACTTAGCCCGTAAGAAAATGTTGAAT
- a CDS encoding predicted protein, with translation MNSPPAYAPTTATSFTISSLNDAKYHEEVTKSSLIKSSIHKSTYDALAEIFSILPTLDMLENSYVKDYITDKEKFTKTSYRLIHQYQIIMLREVLAMPDLSDDLSNFLPRFADKFNLNTPKAIKRLQVGIPATIEQMSSQVDSSSHPGTTGLASIGTTTIPTSSSATLLVQITANFLTVMDALKLNYRTKEQLHPLLSDLVVNLNDLVENGNHKEFDFQGKSKLITWLIKLNNLGDSQELSSEDADSFFEDLDSGYKAFYDSLEHL, from the exons ATGAATTCACCGCCTGCGTATGCTCCCACCACCGCCACATCCTTCACGATCTCTTCACTTAACGATGCCAAATACCACGAAGAAGTAACCAAGTCATCGTTAATAAAGTCTTCCATTCACAAATCAACATATGATGCACTTGCAGAGATCTTCTCCATACTTCCAACTTTGGATATGTTGGAGAACTCGTATGTTAAAGATTACATCacagacaaagaaaagttcACCAAGACTTCTTACAGACTCATACACCAGTACCAGATCATC ATGCTCCGTGAAGTTCTTGCCATGCCAGACTTGCTGGACGATTTGTCAAATTTCTTACCTCGTTTCGCTGATAAGTTCAATCTCAATACTCCGAAAGCCATAAAACGTCTTCAAGTAGGTATACCAGCCACCATAGAACAGATGAGTAGTCAAGTAGACAGCTCCAGCCATCCAGGAACAACCGGACTTGCCAGCATAGGAACAACCACTATCCCTACATCTTCCAGCGCCACTTTACTTGTACAGATCACAGCCAACTTTCTCACTGTTATGGATgccttgaagttgaactacAGGACTAAAGAACAATTGCATCCGCTTCTAAGCGATTTGGTGGTCAATCTCAACGACTTGGTAGAAAATGGTAACCACAAGGAGTTTGATTTCCAAGGAAAATCAAAGTTGATCACAtggttgatcaagttgaataATTTGGGTGACAGCCAGGAGTTGTCAAGCGAAGATGCTGATTCGTTCTTTGAGGATTTGGATTCGGGATACAAGGCATTCTATGATTCGTTAGAGCATTTGTAG
- a CDS encoding predicted protein (go_component proteasome regulatory particle (sensu Eukaryota)~go_process proteolysis and peptidolysis), whose translation MSLQKLTAELYSSFERGDYSQCQNILPPIKIELIKHNLLVPVASNSQTKDQVNDLKIAQRILEIGALSSLLSNNYQSFENFVAQLKPFYANIQLHPSSKKHANSDATKIKSLYLLYLLSQGLISKFHTELEVIYNSNHDDIENDKYLQFPINLERNLMEGNYNKIWKLLKEDKNLPCQEFAHFIDTLIQALRFEIAKSIEKTYESIPINNCKNLLYFPQEQSDAVFEKELSEELEVENWKFENGIIYFDKNETVLNADNSNVIHNVLNYAEQIDSII comes from the coding sequence ATGTCCTTACAAAAGCTTACTGCCGAGTTGTACCTGTCGTTTGAACGTGGAGACTACAGCCAATGCCAAAACATTTTGCCCCCAATCAAGATCGAGCTCATCAAGCATAACCTTCTTGTTCCCGTAGCCTCCAATTCTCAAACCAAAGACCAGGtgaacgacttgaagaTTGCACAGAGGATATTGGAGATTGGAGCTTTGCTGTCGCTTTTGTCCAATAACTACCAGAGCTTTGAGAACTTCGTAGCCCAGTTGAAACCGTTCTATGCCAACATCCAATTGCATCCCAGCTCCAAGAAACATGCAAACTCCGATGCcaccaagatcaagtcgttgtatctcttgtacttgttgtcCCAGGGATTGATTTCGAAGTTCCACACCGAGCTAGAAGTCATTTACAACTCCAACCATGACGACATAGAAAACGACAAGTACTTGCAGTTCCCAATTAACTTGGAGCGTAACTTGATGGAGGGTaactacaacaagatctgGAAGTTATTGAAAGAGGATAAAAACTTACCCTGCCAGGAGTTTGCCCATTTCATCGACACCTTGATCCAGGCGTTGAGATTCGAGATTGCCAAGTCAATCGAAAAGACCTACGAGTCTATCCCTATAAACAACtgcaagaacttgttgtacTTCCCGCAAGAACAGTCTGACGCTGTGTTCGAAAAAGAATTACTGGAGGAATTGGAAGTGGAAAACTGGAAGTTCGAAAATGGCATCATCTACTTCGACAAGAACGAGACTGTATTGAATGCTGACAATTCTAATGTTATCCACAACGTCTTGAACTATGCCGAACAGATCGACTCCATTATCTAG
- a CDS encoding predicted protein — MKFLTTNFVKCAVKGCQSSTESFPLKYSDCQLVQEEQEYNPEFLVHMLERLDWNAVIQVARDLGNDSLPPTKPDSLDPIMEEDQAVLKDLHTLLVETQIVEGRMTCNNCQHVYHIKNSIPNFLLPPHLC, encoded by the coding sequence ATGAAGTTTTTAACTACCAACTTTGTCAAATGTGCCGTCAAAGGATGTCaatcttctactgaatcATTCCCTTTGAAATATTCAGACTGCCAGTTGGtgcaagaagaacaagaatataACCCAGAATTTCTCGTACATATGTTGGAAAGACTAGACTGGAACGCTGTTATACAAGTAGCCAGAGACTTGGGCAACGATTCGTTACCTCCAACTAAGCCTGACAGCTTGGACCCAATCATGGAAGAAGACCAGGCTGTCTTGAAAGACTTGCATACCTTGTTGGTGGAAACTCAAATAGTCGAAGGACGTATGACGTGCAACAACTGCCAGCACGTCTACCACATCAAAAACTCCATCCCTAACTTCTTGCTCCCTCCTCATTTGTGCTAG
- a CDS encoding predicted protein (go_function protein kinase activity; ATP binding~go_process protein amino acid phosphorylation): protein MANSPLKNSPEIPFVDLGNGDIANTYSLQISPKLKPEDDIAAGSAVPTSRSASRNRARSISISKFLFNKEASAPAALDTRDLPISNKSNDNNSNSNNGQNNSNNIINGSTASFVEHDDLKPQNSLSKLKSFFRLSSASLPIRQLDNSEKSSQHHSANTSNSSGTPTIYSKGSENGEEGNSEIEVALKNGQTAETQTHQKPVQTTSSADFTIGRKRSVSSPACSPRNRNRSGSVNQVIPEPAESDRTLPAVITNYPSSPTSSKHRESPVVSSNLYFAYQGLPPHLKASGHAPSQRLDEAATHSDDLSVSLRHNESILSLGEQSTLKPPKVHQLSKFSSSEESGSEIEEKIEEEAQVSNQTSPKTPSNEGSSNDKLAIPVANLQPPTSPFQRTLRRVASAPLVHRLLNDSKQTSPSATPSSEEEFDVNKHIGELKITGRPRTYTSERMYSTASTKVMDVQVTPDCFEKIRLLGKGDVGKVYLVREKASNKLYAMKILSKKEMIERNKIKRALAEQEILATSSHPFIVTLYHSFQSNDYLYLCMEYCMGGEFFRALQTRETKSISENDARFYAAEVTAALEYLHLMGFIYRDLKPENILLHQSGHIMLSDFDLSKQSESAKNPEIFFNKSSHLTSSSGNHNGPAIDTKACIDGFRTNSFVGTEEYIAPEVIRGKGHTSAVDWWTLGIFIYEMLYGTTPFKGSDRKKTFANVLKKEVKFLDSQPASSNCRNLIKKLLIKDEAKRLGSHTGASEIKSHAFFKNTQWALLRHQQPPMIPVLTKSTKKYTSLKESDDQASNLLNSENNSQNSTTGKKDDTNDPFANFSSVTLHYSESGNNVEPNPTVESVILNAQNGVYTSVAYTMTNGSKNAKQKGFLKR from the exons ATGGCCAATTCTCCACTTAAAAACTCGCCCGAAATCCCGTTTGTGGACTTGGGAAACGGCGATATTGCGAACACATATCTGCTCCAGATATCGCCGAAGCTCAAGCCAGAAGACGACATCGCAGCTGGCTCTGCGGTTCCAACGTCTCGCTCAGCCTCGCGCAACAGGGCCAGGTCCATCTCCATATCGAAATTTCTATTTAACAAAGAAGCCCTGGCACCAGCTGCTCTCGATACTCGAGATTTACCCATCAGTAACAAGTCTAACGACAACAATAGTAACAGCAATAACGGCCAAAataacagcaacaacatAATCAATGGTTCCACGGCTTCTTTTGTAGAGCACGACGATTTGAAACCACAGAACAGTTTgtccaaattgaagagcttTTTCCGTCTCTCGTCAGCATCTTTGCCTATAAGACAACTCGATAACTCAGAGAAAAGTAGCCAACACCATTCCGCAAATacttccaactcttcagGTACACCTACCATTTACTCTAAGGGAAGCGAAAATGGGGAGGAGGGAAACTCGGAAATAGAGGTAGCTTTGAAAAATGGACAAACTGCCGAGACTCAAACTCATCAAAAACCAGTTCAAACTACTTCTCTGGCTGATTTCACTATAGGTAGAAAGAGATCGGTTTCCAGCCCAGCTTGTTCTCCTAGAAATCGCAATCGCAGTGGGTCAGTAAACCAAGTGATCCCAGAAC CTGCGGAATCGGATCGTACGCTTCCTGCCGTTATCACCAATTATccatcttcaccaacttcttctaaaCACCGTGAGAGTCCTGTAGTTTCGTCGAATTTGTACTTTGCTTACCAGGGCTTACCCCCTCATCTAAAAGCGAGTGGACACGCACCATCTCAAAGACTAGACGAAGCAGCAACTCATAGTGACGACCTTTCTGTTTCCTTGAGACACAACGAGTCAATCCTCTCATTGGGTGAACAGAGCACCTTGAAGCCTCCAAAAGTCCATCAGTTATCTAAGTTTTCTAGTAGTGAAGAATCTGGCTctgaaatagaagagaaaattgaagaaga AGCTCAAGTACTGAACCAAACATCTCCAAAAACTCCTAGCAATGAGGGTAGCTCTAACGACAAGCTAGCAATACCTGTAGCCAATCTCCAGCCTCCAACATCTCCATTTCAAAGAACTTTAAGAAGAGTAGCTTCGGCACCTTTGGTGCATCGTTTGTTGAATGATTCGAAGCAAACTTCACCTTCTGCGACTCCCAGCTCCGAAGAGGAGTTCGACGTCAACAAGCATATCggagaattgaagattaCTGGAAGACCTAGAACATATACTCTGGAAAGAATGTACTCTACAGCATCTACAAAAGTAATGGATGTTCAAGTAACTCCGGATTGTTTTGAGAAAATCAGGTTACTTGGAAAAGGTGATGTAGGTAAAGTATATTTGGTTCGTGAAAAGGCATCCAACAAACTCTATGCTATGAAGATTCTAAgcaagaaggaaatgatCGAAAGAAATAAAATTAAGAGAGCTTTGGCAGAACAGGAAATTTTGGCTACAAGTAGCCACCCATTCATTGTTACGCTTTATCATTCGTTCCAATCGAATGACTACTTGTATTTGTGTATGGAGTATTGTATGGGAGGCGAATTTTTCCGTGCTTTACAGACTCGCGAAACTAAATCTATATCTGAAAACGATGCCAGATTCTATGCTGCAGAAGTCACAGCTGCTTTAGAGTATTTGCATTTAATGGGGTTTATCTACCGTGATTTGAAACCCGAAAATATCTTATTACATCAGTCGGGTCACATCATGTTGAGCGACTTCGATTTATCTAAGCAGAGCGAAAGCGCAAAGAATCCTgagattttcttcaacaaaagtTCACACCTcacctcttcttctggtaaCCATAACGGCCCTGCAATCGATACCAAGGCTTGTATCGATGGCTTCAGAACCAATTCCTTTGTTGGAACAGAGGAATACATCGCTCCAGAAGTTATCAGAGGCAAGGGCCACACCAGTGCTGTTGATTGGTGGACATTAGGAATATTCATTTACGAGATGTTGTATGGTACGACTCCATTCAAGGGGTCAGAtagaaagaagacattTGCAAAcgttttgaagaaggaggTGAAATTTCTTGACTCTCAGCCTGCTTCCTCTAATTGTCGAAATTTAATTAAAAAATTATTGATCAAAGATGAGGCTAAACGTTTGGGCTCTCACACTGGAGCCTCAGAAATCAAAAGTCACGCttttttcaagaacacCCAATGGGCGCTATTAAGGCACCAACAGCCACCTATGATTCCTGTGCTTACAAAGTcaacaaaaaaatacacGAGTCTCAAGGAGAGTGATGACCAGGCTTCAAATCTCTTGAATAGCGAAAACAACAGCCAGAATTCTACAACCGGTAAAAAGGACGACACAAACGACCCTTTCGCTAATTTCAGCTCGGTTACTTTGCATTATAGCGAATCTGGCAACAATGTAGAACCAAACCCCACTGTTGAATCGGTGATTCTCAATGCCCAAAATGGGGTCTACACCAGTGTTGCATATACCATGACAAATGGATCGAAAAATGCAAAACAAAAAGGATTTCTCAAAAGATAA
- a CDS encoding predicted protein, whose protein sequence is MKYSRVQLLTALIGSSYAATIPSEPWTALTPSDAPPSGATTDHTHTFGIQIVTVTTSSEVSATSAVAKRDVVNQIGDGQIQKQTSETLATPTPTPSVQVINQIGDGQIQHQTTTAAEVINQIGDGQIQHQTTTAAEVINQIGDGQIQHQTTTAAENTVSIASQISDGQVQQPTDASSGDDDTPDACLTDNSLAMVLEGSVLRDSHGRVGAIVANRQFQFDGPPPQAGSIYAAGWSITKEGNLALGSVDTFYQCLSGDFYNLYDENVAAQCSPVKLNIVDLVAC, encoded by the exons ATGAAGTACTCTAGAGTTCAATTGCTTACTGCCTTAATTGGTTCTTCTTATGCTGCTACAATTCCTTCGGAACCTTGGACTGCCTTGACGCCCTCGGACGCCCCACCTTCAGGTGCTACTACCGATCACACTCACACATTTGGTATTCAAATTGTGACTGTCACAACGTCTTCTGAAGTATCTGCAACTTCTGCTGTTGCCAAGAGAGATGTTGTCAACCAAATAGGAGATGgtcaaattcaaaagcAAACATCTGAAACTTTAGCCACTCCAACCCCAACTCCATCTGTACAAGTTATTAACCAAATCGGTGATGGCCAGATCCAACATCAGACTACTACTGCCGCTGAAGTTATCAACCAAATCGGTGATGGCCAGATCCAGCATCAGACTACTACTGCCGCTGAAGTTATCAACCAAATCGGTGATGGACAAATCCAGCACCAGACTACTACTGCCGCTGAA AA CACAGTTTCTATTGCATCTCAAATTTCTGAtggtcaagttcaacaaccCACTGACGCATCTTCCGGTGACGACGACACTCCAGATGCTTGTTTGACTGACAACAGTTTGGCTATGGTATTGGAAGGTTCTGTATTGAGAGATTCTCATGGCAGAGTTGGAGCTATTGTCGCCAACAGACAATTCCAGTTCGACGGTCCTCCACCACAAGCTGGTTCTATTTATGCTGCTGGATGGTCTATCACTAAGGAAGGTAACTTGGCATTGGGTAGTGTTGATACTTTCTACCAATGTTTGTCAGGagacttctacaacttATATGACGAAAATGTTGCCGCCCAATGTTCTCCAGTAAAGTTGAACATTGTGGATTTGGTTGCTTGTTAA